Genomic window (Saccharothrix australiensis):
TCGCCGTGTCGGCGATGTTCCAGACGGCCAGCACCTTCACCCGGCCGGTGCGACCGCCCAGGCTCACGTTGTGCTTGACCGACGAGCCGGGCAGGCGACCGCGGTCGTTGAACTCCGCGATCTTGCTGCCGCCGACGAAGTACTGCCACGTGCTGGTGGCGTGGCGGACGGTGATGGTCCAGTTGAACGGCACCGTGTCGCCCACCGACGTGGCGGGCCACGCCTTGCTGTCGTTGCTGAGCGGCGCCCAGCGGCTGTCCCCGGCGTGGCAGTTCTGCTGGCCCTTCGGGCCTTCCACGCTCTGCGGTTCGTAGATGATGTCACCGCAGCCGGAGACGCGACCCGAGGCGCACATCGCCTGCCGACTGGGCGGCGAGGAGACGTAGCCGTGCGCGCTCGCCGATCCCGCCGACACGACGACGATGAACGGTGCGATGCCCACGCCGGCGAGAACCGCCGCGAGCTTGCGTTTCAGGCTCATTGTCCAGCTCCTTCGGAGGAAACCCCGAGGGGCTTCCCTGGGCAGGGTCCGATCCGCGGCGGCCGGGCGCACGCCGGTCGTGACCGCCCGCAGGGAGGCGGGCACGCACGGCAATGTGGTCTAGACCATAATCGTGAAGGCCGGCCGGGTCAAGGAGGCGGACCGGCGGTCCGGCCCGCCGCGACGCGGTGCGGCGCGGCCGGCGACCGCCGAACGGCCCCGCGCCGGCGCGACCGGACGGCCCCGCGCGGACGGCCCCGCACGGCCGGTTCCGCACGGACGGCCCCGCACGGCCGGCCCCGCACCGCCGGTTCCGCACGGCCGGTTCCGCACGCGCCGCTCGCGGCAGCGCCGCACGCGCGGAGCCGCCGGGGCGGTGCGCGCCGATCCCGGCGGGCACCGCCCCGGTCGTGCTCGGCGGGTGGCGGGCACCGCGCCGGTGGGCGTCAGCAGGTCAGGTTGTTGCCGGGCGAGACGCCCAGCAGACCCGCGAACCGCTGGTAGGCGTTGACGCGGCTCTGCACCTGAGCGGGGTTGCGGCCGTCGCACTCCAGCGCGCCGTTGATGCTGCGGATCGTCTGGCCGAAACCGTGGCCGTTGACCATCGCGTTGTGCGGGGTCATGGTGCCGGGCCCGTTCTGGGTGTTCCAGTACCAGAGGCCGGTCTGCCAGGCGACCGCCGGGTCGTTCTGCACCAGGTACGGGTTGGTCAGCAGCGGCAGGCCCAGCGCGTCGCCGGCCGCCTTGTAGTTGAAGTTCCAGCTGAGCTGGATCGGGCCGCGACCGTAGTACGCCGCCTGCCCCGCCGGGCAGCCGTAGGGCTGGGACTTGTCGCAGTAGTGCGGGTAGTTGGCCTGGTTCTGCTCCACGATGTGCACCAGGCCGCCGGTCTCGTGGTTGACGTTGGCCAGGAAGGCCGCCGCCTCCTGCCGCTTCACGGTGTCGCTGCCGGTGTTCGCGAAAGCCGGGTAGGAGCGGAGCGCCGCCGTCAGGCCGGCGTAGGTGTAGAACGGGTTCCGGTTCGGGAACATCTGCTGGAAGACGGCCTCGGAGACGACGAAACCACCGGGCTGGGGCGGGTTCGTGGTGGTCGGCCCGCCGTCGCACTTGGTGTACGGGTCCCAGTACCAGGTGGAGATCACCGGGTCGTAGCCGGGGTTGTCGTGCTCGGCGACGTAGTACTTGCCGTCGGTGTACCGGACGATGCTGCCCGCGGCGTAGAACTGCCCGGCCACCCAGGCCGGGTGGTTGCACGACGTGGGCGGTGGCGTCGTGGAGCCGCCGCAGGCGCCCTGGTCGGCCCAGACCGGCGCCGAGCCCGGCGTCTCGTTCTGGGTCCACCACTTCGCCGACCAGTTGTGACCGTTGTGGGACGCCGTCGCGCCGCCGGTGTAGGCGGTGGACGGGCTCCAGGCGGTCGCACAGGTGGCGGCGGTGGCCGTGGTCGTGGCCACCGCGACGGTCAGCGCCGCCCCGACCACGATGGTGGCGATCGCCGCCACCACGCGGATTCTGGACACGTGGTCCCCCTCTTCCTTGAGGTCGTCGGATGTGACGCCGGCCACTCAACCCGAGTGGTCTGGACCAGGTCAAGGGTGGTTGACACGGTCTGCCCGGACATGCAGCGCCGCGCGCGGTAAAGGCATCGCCGCTGGTCGAAGGGGCAACGACGCTGCATCCACGGGCACCGCCCGCCGCCGCGCCGCTGCGGAATTTCCTCCGACGTCAACGTTTTCGCCCGATGCCGGGGTCCCGTCACGTCGCGATCCCCGCCGGGGCAGTGCTTTTCGCCGTCGGCGGGGAGCCCGCCGACGGCGGCGCGATCACGCCGTGTGCTCGACCAGCCGCTCGATCACCAGGTCCCACACGCCCCTCGGCAGTTCGTGCCCGGTGTCCGGCAGCACCACCAGGGTCGCGTCGGGGATCTCCGCCGCCGGCGCTTCCCCGTGCCCCGGCGGGACCAGCGGGTCGGCGTCGCCGTGCAGGACCAGCGTCCGCGCCCGCACCTCGCCCAGCCGGTGCCGCCACGGCCCGTCGCCGCCCAGCCGCGTGTGGTTGGCGGCGGACGCCGGGTGGGGCGAGCGGTCGAACACCCGCCCGGCCGGCGCGCGGGCCGCGTCCTCGTCGACCGGGCGCGGTCCCCGGAACGGGCGCTCGGCCGCGACCAGGTGCTCGACCACCGACTCGCGCGACGACCAGTCCGGCTCCGGTGTGCCGCCCGCCGCGAAGTGCGCCACCGGGGACGGCGCCACGGGCGGGAGGTCCGGGTGGCCGGGCCCCGTCGGGCCGGCGGCGACCAGGGTCAGCGTGAGCACGCGCTCCGGGTGCTCCAGGGCGATCAACTGCCCGATGCCGCCGCCCATCGACAGGCCGACCACGTGGGCCCGCGCGACGCCCAGCGCGTCCAGCACGCCGACCGCGTCCGCGACGAGGTCCTCGAACGCGTAACCGGGTTCGCCCGGCGGGTAGGCGGTGGACCGCCCGGTGTCGCGGTGGTCGTAGCGGATCACGTGCCGCCCGTGCGCCGCCGGCCGCGCGCAGAAGTCGTCCTCCCACAGGAGCATCGACCCGGTCGCGCCCATGACCAGCAGCACGGCCGGGTCGTCCGGCGACCCGAAGGTCTCCGCGCACAGGTCGATCCCGTTGACGCTCAGCATCCGTTCCGTCACATCGCCACGGTAGCCTCGGCGACCAGTTCGACCTGGCGGAACCGGTCCTCGGTGAACGGCATCGCGACGATCCGGTCCGCGCCCGCGTCGGCGAGGGCGGCGAACCGCTCGGCGGCCTGCGCGACCGACCCGGTGACGACCACCTCGCGGGCCACGTCCTCGGGCAGCCCGTAGTCGGTCATCCCCCGGACGCGCCCGTCGACCACCGACGCGGGCACGTCGCCGAGCGCCACGCTCACGCCGACCGTCACGCCCGGCGCGGGTCGGCCGTGCGCGGCGGCCAACTCCGCCAGCCGCCGCACACCCGACGCGACGGACCGCCGCGGCACGAACGCCGGGTACCAGTGGTCGCCGAACCTGGCGGCGCGGCGCAGCGCGGCGGCCGTGCCGCCGCCGACGAGCACCGGCGGCATGGTCGCGCCGGGCCGCAGCGCGACCGGTTCGCCGTGCAGTTCGACGGGTTCGCCGCGGACCAGCCGGGGCAGTACCTCCAACGCGGCGTCGGTGCGCGCGCCGCGCTCGGCGAACGGCACGCCCACCGCGTGCCACGCGGCCTCGCCGTGCGCCTCGCCGCCGCTGCCCACGCCGAGCAGCACGCGGTCGCCGGAGAGGTGTTGCAGGGTCGCGATCTGCTTGGCCGCCCACGCCGGCCCGCGCAACGCCGGCACCAGCACGCCGAACCCGAGCTTGATCCGGGTCGTGACGGCGGCGACCGTCGCGTGCACCAGCGTGGCGTCCAGGAACGGGTTCACGGGGATCAGATGGTCGCCGTGCCACAGCGACTCCAGCCCGAGGCCCTCGGCGTGCTGGGCGTGGGCGACGAGGTCCGCGCCGTGGCCGGGCAGCGTGACACCGACGTCCATCAGCGCACCTCCAACAGCGTCTTGCCGACGGTGCCGCGGGATTCGATGGCGGCGTGCGCGTCGGCCGCGCGCTCCAGCGGGAACCGCTGCCCGACGACCGGCCGCAGCACGCCCTCGGCGGCTTGGCGCAGCGCGGTGGCGACCAGTTCCCGCAGCTGTTCCGGCGTCGGCCGGGAACCGCGCACCAGCGTCACACCCCGCTCGGCGGCCCGCGCCGGGTCGACGTCGGCCCACTCGCCGCCGGCGAGGCCGTAGCTGAGCATCCGGCCGCCGGGTGCGAGCAGCTCGAACGCCGAGCGGGCCGTCGCGCCGCCGACGCCGTCGAAGAGCACGTCCACCGGCTCGACCCGCGTCGGCCAGTCGGCGGCGAGGTAGTCGACCACCTCGTCCGCGCCCAGCTCGCGCACGACGTCTCCCTTGCGCGCGCCGCCCGCCGCGCCGACCACGACCGCGCCACCGGCCTTCGCCGCCTGCACGAGCAGCGTGCCGACGCCGCCCGCCGCCGCGAGCACCAGCACCCGCCGGCCCGCCACCGGGCCGACCGCGCGGAGGTTGAGCAGCGCCGTCCGGCCGTCGGCCAGCAGCGCGACCGCCGCGTCCAGCGGCACCCCGTCCGGCACGACGACGGCGCCCGCCGCGTCCACCGCCGCCCGCTCGGCGTAGCCGCCCTGCCCGCCGGTCGACGCGACGACCGGCCGGCCGAGCAGCCCCGGGTCCGCTCCGGGTCCGACGCGCGTCACGACGCCGCCCACGCCGTTGCCGAGGATCGCGGGCGGTCGCGCGGTGAACGGCCCCTGCCCGCTGCGCCGGTACTGCGTCTCGACGAAGGTGGTGTTGGCGTAGGCCACCTCCACCAGCACCTGCCCCGGCCCGGCCTCGGGCTCCGGCGCGTCACCCGCCACCAGCACCTCGGGACCGCCGAACCCCGTCAACCACACCGCGCGCATCCGTTCCCCCCTGGGGCCGTTCCGACTGTGGGGGTCAGCCTGGTACCTCCAGCAAGCTGGAGGTCAACACCGCGGGCCCACCGGGTCGGTCAGGCCGCGCCGCCCGCGGCCTTGAGGACGTCGAGGAACTCCGCCGCGCCGCCGTCGATGAAGTTGTGCGTCGCGTCGAGGTCGCGCACCCGCCACGTCGGGTCGTCCCGGAACCTGTCGCGGAACCGCGTGAACGGGCTGTTCGGCATGTTCTTCGCGTACAGGTACCAGCGATCGGTGATCTTGTCGACGGCGCCGGTCAACCGCGCCCGCTGGAGCAGCGACGCCAGCGGGTGGGCGAAGGCGCGGGGATCGAAGACCGGCAGCGGCGCGACCGTGCGGCCGTCCGCCGCCGCGCCGGTGATGTACCACTCGCGGAGCGGGCCGTTGACCAGGTCCCACACCGACTGGTCGTGCGCGGGCACCACCGCGTCGACGTAGACGAGGGCCTTCACCTTCTCCGGCGCGCGGTCCGCGACGGTGGTGATCACCATGCCGCCGTAGCTGTGCCCGGCCAGGACCACCTCGTCCAGGTCCGCCACCAGCTCCAGCACCTGCTCGGTGTGCTCCTCCAGGTTCCCGTCCCGGCTCAGGGTCGGCGCGTGCACCTCGTGGCCGAGGTCGCGCAGCTCGGTGGTGATCGGGTCGTAGTACCAGCCGCCGTGGCAGGCGCCGGGGATCAGCACGTAGGTCGTCATGGGCCCGACACTAGGGACGCTTTAGGACATAGGATGTCCGTGATGAACATGCCCGCGCGGATGTTGCGACTCTTGTCACTCCTCCAGGGCCGGCGCGGGTGGACCGGCGCGGAGCTGGCCGGCCGGCTCGGCGTGACCGACCGGACGGTGCGGCGCGACATCGACCGGCTGCGGGAGCTGGGCTACCCCGTCGAGGGCACGACGGGCACGGCGGGCGGCTACCGGCTGGCGTCCGGGCGGGACCTGCCGCCGCTGCTGCTCGACGACGACGAGGCGGTGGCCGTCGCCGTGGGGCTGCGCACCGCCGCCGGCGTCGACGGCATCGAGGACAGCGCGGTCCGGGCGCTGGCCAAGGTCGAGCAGGTGCTGCCGGACCGGCTGCGGCGGCGGATCAGGGCGGTCGGCGCGGCCATCGCCCGGATACCGCTGGGCGACGGCCCGGTGTCCGACCCGGCGGCGCTGGGCGTGCTGGCGGCGGCGTGCCGGGACCGGGAGGTGGTGCGGTTCGCGCACCGCGGCGTCGAGCGGAAGGTCGAGCCCGTCAAGCTCGTCACCGCGGTGCGCCGGTGGTACCTGCTCGCCTACGACCCGGCCAAGCGGGACTGGCGGACGTTCCGCGTCGACCGGATGGGCACGCCCACGCCGACCGGCCACCGGTTCCCGGCGCGTCGGCCACCCGAGGAGCCGGCCGCCTTCGTGGCGCGCGCGCTGACCACCGCGCCCTGCCGGTACGCGGCGACCGCGCTGGTGCGGGCGCCCGCCGACGTCGTCGCGGCCCGGCTCGTGGTGGCGCTGCCGGGCAAGGTGGTACCGGTGACCGCCCGCACGTGCCGCGTCCACCTGCGCGCGAACGCCATCGAGCCCATCGCCGCCGACCTGCTGCTGATCGGCGCCGACTACGCGCTCGACGCGCCGGACGACGTGCGCGCGGCGCTGGCCGCGTGCGCCCGGCGGCTCACCGGTACGCGTCCTGACCCGCCGGCCGCACCAGGATCTCGTTGACGTCCACAGTGGACGGCTGGGACACCGCGTACAGCACGGCCCGCGCGACGTCGGCGGGCGCGAGCTTCGGGTCGCCCAGCCGGGACGCCGGGATGCCGCCGGTGTCGGTCAGGCCGGGCTGCACGAGCGTCACCCGGACGCCCGTGCCGACGCACTCGGCGCGGATCGCCTGCGCCAGCCCGGTGACCGCCCACTTGGTCGCGGCGTACAGGTTGCCCGGCCGCACGCCGCGCCCGGCCGCCGACCCGGTCAGCACCAGGTGGCCGCCGCTGCGGATCAGCGCGGGCAGCGCGGCCCGCGCCGTGAACGCCGGGCCGCACACGTTGGTCAGCACCATGTCGCTCCACTGCGACGGCGGCGCGCCCTGCGAGGACGTGAACGAGGTGACGACGCTGGTGCCCGCGTTCGCGAACACCACGTCCAGCCGGCCCCACTCCTCCTCGACCCGGCCCACCAGCGCGGCGAGCTGCTCCCACGCCCGCACGTCGCAGGACGCCACCCAGACCCGGTCCGGACCGCCCAGCCGCGCGGCCCGTTCGGCCAGCTCCCCGATGTCCCGCGCGGTCAGCACCAGCCGGTAGCCCGCCTCGGCCGCGAGCTGCGCGGTGGCCAGCCCGATGCCGCGGGAGGCCCCGGTGATGAGGAATACCCCTTCGCCCATGTCGGCAGGCTACTGCCGGATCGATCACGCCACCGCGCTGCACCGGTCGGCGGCACGGCGGAGGGCCCGACGGCGCAGGCGCGACGGCCGGGAGCGGGGACGACGCGCGACCACCCGCCCGACCGCGCGCCCGGCCGTTCGCCCGACCCGCCGGGCCGGCGCTCCGACCCGGCGTGACCGGGCGGCCTGCTCGACCACCCCCGCCACGCCGCGCCCGGCCACCCGAGCGCGCCACGCGCCCGCCCCCGCCACGCCGCCTGTCCGACCTCGCGGACCGGCCGTCGCTCGGCGGCACGCCCGACGGCCGCTCGTCCGCGCGGCCCGGCCGTCCGCCGGACCACACGTGAGGCCGCCACACGTCCGCCGGGGCGCTGCTCCCCTCTCAGGTCCGGCGGGGGAGAATCGGGAAAAACACCACGCGGTGTGTATCCGGCGGGACTGCGCGTGGTCTTCTTCAAGGGAACATTCGGGGGAATGGGAGGCTCGGGATGACCGAGCTGCTGCACTTGCACGCCGAGCGGCGGGGCGTGCGGCCGCCCCTGCGGGGGTCGCGGGAGATCCAGGGCAACGTGCTGGCCGCGTTCAACAAGGACTACCAGCAGTTCCGGTTCGTGCGGTTCACCGACGCGCGGCTGGGGCGTACGTGGCTCGCCGCCATGCTGGGCCACGTCTCGGTCACCGCGGACGTGGAGGACTTCAACGAGGCGTTCTCGCTGGGCCGCGCCCTGTTCGGCGGCGACCCGCGGAGCCTGCGGGCCACCTGGACCAACCTGTCGCTGACGCCGGCGGGCCTGCTCCGGCTGGCCGTGAACCCCGAGGCCGTCGAACGCGACCTGCGGGCGCGCGACCCGGAGCTGGTCGAGGGTGCCGAGGCGCGGGCCGCGTTCACCGGGGACGACCCGGAGGAGTGGCGGTTCGGCCGGGACGACGCGCCGGTCCACGCCGTGGTCACGGTCGCCTCGGACACCGGCGAGCGGCTCCAGGCCCTCGACGCGCTGCTCGACCTGCTGGACGACCTGCTGGGCGTGGTCAAGGTGCACGTGGAGAACGCGGGCACGCTGCCCGGCGAGCACCGCGGCCGGGAGCACTTCGGGTACAAGGACGGCATCTCGCAGCCGGGGGTGCGGGACTTCCACGAGGAGGACCCGAATCGTCCGGGGCACCGGCTGGGGCACGCGGGCGCGCTGCTGGTCGCGCCGGGCGAGTTCGTGTTCGGCTACGACACCGAGCGCGGCGACGAGGGCGACCGGACGGCGCGGTGGTTGCGGGACGGGTCGATCCAGGTCGTCCGGCGGCTGACGCAGGACGTGCGGGGCTGGCGGCGGGCGGTCGAGGAGCACGCCGCGGCGCTGGGCACCACCGCCGAGGAGGCGGGCGCGCTGCTGATCGGGCGGCACCGCGACGGCCGCCCGCTGGCCTCGCCCGCCGCGGGCGCGCCGGGCCTCGGGCCGGACCGCAACGACTTCGACTACGCCGACGACCCGCGTGGCGCGAGCACGCCGTGCGCGGCGCACATCCGCAAGACCAACCCGCGCTCGTTCACCTTCCGCGACCCGCGCCAGCGGCGCATCCTGCGGCGCGGCGTCCCGTTCGGGCCGCCGTACGACGCGGACCCGCGCGCCGAGCGCGGGCTGGTGTTCGTCGCCCACTGCACGTCGATCAAGGAGCAGTTCGAGTTCCAGCAGCGGGTCTGGGCGGGCAACCCGGACTTCGCGGGCGGCGAGGACGGCGCGCCCACCGGCACCGACCCGGTGATCGGCGGCGCCGGCGAGGCCCGGTTCGAGACGCCGGAGGCCGCCGCGACCCTGACGTTCCACCGGTTCGTCCGCACGACGGGCGCGCTGTACGCCCTCGTCCCGTCGATCAGCACGCTCCGGCTGCTGGCGGCGGGTCGGGAGCTGCCCCGGTAGGGGCGCGCGGGGGGCCGGCCGTGGCCGCCGTCCACGACCGGCCCCCAAGCGCACCTCCCGCGCTCCCCCGCGCTCCCCCCGCTCCCCCCGCTTCCCGCGCTCCCCCCGCGCCCGGCGCGGTACCGCCGCAAGGGCACGCCCCACACGGCACCGCACGAGGCACGCCCCGTACGGCACCGCGCGAGGCACGGCTCGTGCGGCAACCGTCACAAGGCACGCCTCGTGCGGCACGGCCTGGACACGACTCCTCGACGGCCGCGCGTCCACCGACCCGACCGGCCATCCGCGCCGACCCCGTCGCGGCCGGTCGGTTGGCCCCGAGCCGCCGACCACCCGGCGGACTACCCTCGGTCGTCCAGGGCCGTGGAGGAGTCGACGTGGCAGCGCGGCAGGTCACGCTGGCCGAGGTGGCCGAGCACGCGGGCGTCTCGCTCGCGACGGCCTCCCGCGTGCTCAACGGCAGCACCCGCCAGGTCGGCGACGAGCTGCGCGACCGCGTCCGGGGCGCGGCGGACGACCTCGGCTACCTCCCGAACGCCTCGGCCCAGGCGCTGGCCCGCAACAGCAGCGTCCTGGTCGGCCTGGTGGTCCACGACATCGCCGACCCGTACTTCTCGGGCATCGCCGCCGGCGTGACCCGCGTCGCCGAGCAGGCCGGCCTGGTCGTCGCGCTCGGCACCACCGGCCGTGACGCCGACCGCGAGGTGCACCTGGTCACGGCGTTGCGGGCGCACCGGCCGCGGGCGCTGGTGGTCGCGGGCAGCCGCACCACCGACCGGCACGCCGTGGGCAGGCTCGCCGCCGAACTCGCCGCGTTCGCCGACCAGGGCGGCCGGGTCGCGTGCGTCTCGCAGGCCAGGCTGGGCGTCGACGCGGTGGTGCCCGCGAACCGGGGCGGCGCGCGGGCGTTGGCGCGGGAGCTGGTCGGGCTGGGGCACCGCCGGTTCGCCGTGCTCGCCGGGCCGCCGGACCTGGTCGTGGCGCGCGACCGCGTGGCCGGGTTCCGGGCGGGTCTCGCCGACGCGGGCGTCGGCGGGCCGACCGCGCTGCACTGCGCGTTCAGCCGGGACGGCGGGTACGCGGCGGTGGCCGACCTGCTCGCCGCGCGGACCGGCGCGACCTGCGTGTTCGCCGTGAACGACGTGATGGCGGCGGGCGCGGTGGCGGCGCTGCGGCACCGCGGCGTGCGGGTGCCCGAGGACGTGTCCGTCGCGGGGTTCGACGACATCCCGACCATGCGCGACCTGGTGCCCGGCCTGAGCACGGTCCGGCTGCCGCTGGAGGAGATGGGCGAACGGGCCGCGCGGCTGGTGCTGGACGACGCCTGCGGCCCACCGCGCACGGTCCGCGTGGCGGGCGAGGTGGTGCTGCGCGCGAGCACGTCGTCACCCACCGGATCCGGACTGCGCTGACCGGCGTCGACTCTCTAAACTGGACGAGCAGACCGACCACCCCCGTCGAGGAGTGATCCCTCCCGTGCGCGACGCGCAATCGCCTGGTCGCAGTACCGAGCCGGGTCCGACACCCGGCTACCCGCAAGGTCCGCACGTCCCGGCGCCCACCGGGGGTGCCCGGTGAACGGGGTCCTGGTCAGCGTGCTCGGCCTGGTCGCCGTCGTGGCGCTGACCATCGGCACGTTCATCGCGGTCGCCGCCGAGTTCTCCCTGACCGCGCTGGAGCGCAGCACGGTCGAGTCGCACCTCGCCACCGTCGGCGACGCGAAGGCGCGCACGGTGGACAAGGCGCACCGCTCGCTGTCGTTCCAGCTCTCCGGCGCGCAGCTGGCGATCACCTTCACCACGCTCATCACCGGCTACATCGCCGAACCGGCCATCGCCCGGCTGGTGTCGCCCGCGCTGACCGCCGTCGGCCTGCCGGAAGCGGTGGCGGCACCGGTCTCGCTGGTCGTCGCGCTGGCCCTGGCGACCGCGCTGTCGATGGTGTTCGGCGAGCTGGTGCCGAAGAACCTCGCGATCGCCAAGCCGCTGGAGACGGCGCGGGCCGTCGCGGGCGTCCAGGCCGGGTTCTCCGCCGTGTTCCGCTGGCTGATCACCGGCCTCAACGGCGCGGCGAACGGGCTGGTGCGGGGGCTGGGCGTGGAGCCGGCCGACGAGCTGGCGTCGGCGCGCTCGCCGCAGGAGCTGGGCGCGCTGATCCGCTCCAGCGCCGAGCACGGCACGATCGACCCCGGCACGGCGACGCTGCTGGACCGCTCGCTGCGGTTCGGCGACCGCACCGCCGACGAGCTGATGACGCCGCGCGTGCGGGTCGAGTCGCTGCGCGCCGACGCGACCGTGCTGGACCTGCTGGCCAAGGCGCGGGAGACGGGCTTCTCCCGGTTCCCGGTCTACCACGGCGACCTGGACGAGGTGCGCGGCATGGTGCACGTGAAGCAGGCGTTCAGCGTGCCGCGCGCGCAGCGCGCCACGACGCCGGTGTCGGCGCTGACCAGGCCGGTGCAGACGGTGCCGGAGACGCTGTCCGGCGACGCCCTGCTGGACCGGCTGCGCGCGTCGGGGCTCCAGACGGCGCTGGTGGTGGACGAGTACGGCGGCACCGCCGGCCTGGTCACGCTGGAGGACCTGGTCGAGGAGATCGTCGGCGACGTGCGCGACGAGCACGACCGCCGGGAGGGCGCGCCGGTCCGGGCGCTGGGCCGCGACAGCTGGCTGATGTCCGGCCTGCTGCGCGACGACGAGGTGTTCGAGGCGACCGGTTTCCGGATGCCGTCCGGCGACTACGAGACGCTGGCCGGCCTGGTCCTGGCGCACCTGGGCCGCATACCGGACGTGGCGGACGAGATCCGCGTCGACGGCTGGCGGATCACCGTGGTGTCGATGGACCGGCACCGGGTGGCCGAGCTGCGCGTCGAGTCGCCGACGGAGGTGGCGCGGTGATCGTCCTGGTGGTCTTCCTGCTGCTGGCGGGCAACGCGTTCTTCGTCGGCGCGGAGTTCGCGATCATCACGGCGCGCCGCGACCGGCTGGAGGCGCTGGCCGACGCGGGCAGCTCGCGGGCCAGGGTGGTGATCCGGGCGGGCCGGGAGCTGCCGCTGCTGATCGCGGGCGCGCAGCTGGGCATCACGCTGTGCTCGCTGGGGCTGGGCGCGCTGGGCGAACCGGCCGTGGCGGCGCTGCTGGAGGGCCCGTTCGGCGCGCTCGGGCTGCCGGAGGCGGTGCGGCACGGGGTGGCGTTCGCGCTGGCGCTGGTCATCGTCGTGGCGCTGCACACCGTGCTGGGCGAGATGGTGCCGAAGAACCTGGCGATCGCCGGTCCGGAGCGCACCGCGCTGTGGCTGGTGCCCGCGCACTACTGGTTCTGCCGCCTGGTCGCGCCGCTGCTGCGCGGGTTCACCGTGGTCGCGACGGCGGTGCTGCGGCTGGTGGGCGTGACGCCGCGCGAGGAGCTGGAGTCGGCGTACACGCGCGACGAGCTGGCGCTGCTGATCGCGCAGTCCCGGCAGGAGGGCCTGCTGGAGGACTCCGAGCACCGGCGGCTGGCGCAGGCGCTGTCGTCGGCGGAGCGCAGCGTGGCGGACGTGCTGGTGCCGCTGGAGCGGATCACGTCGGTGTCGGCGCGGCCGACGATGGGCGAGGTGGAGGCGGCCGTGTCGGCGACCGGCTTCTCCCGGTTCCCGGTGTCCGACGACGGCAGGCTGATCGGGTACCTGCACGTGAAGGACGTGCTGGACCTGGCGGACGCCGATCCGGCCACGCAGGTGCCGCGCGGGCGCGTCCGGGGGCTGCCGGAGGTGTCGGTGGACGCGCGGCTGGACGAGGCGGTGGCGGTGCTGCGGCGGGCGCAGAGCCACCTGGCG
Coding sequences:
- a CDS encoding LacI family DNA-binding transcriptional regulator, giving the protein MAARQVTLAEVAEHAGVSLATASRVLNGSTRQVGDELRDRVRGAADDLGYLPNASAQALARNSSVLVGLVVHDIADPYFSGIAAGVTRVAEQAGLVVALGTTGRDADREVHLVTALRAHRPRALVVAGSRTTDRHAVGRLAAELAAFADQGGRVACVSQARLGVDAVVPANRGGARALARELVGLGHRRFAVLAGPPDLVVARDRVAGFRAGLADAGVGGPTALHCAFSRDGGYAAVADLLAARTGATCVFAVNDVMAAGAVAALRHRGVRVPEDVSVAGFDDIPTMRDLVPGLSTVRLPLEEMGERAARLVLDDACGPPRTVRVAGEVVLRASTSSPTGSGLR
- a CDS encoding hemolysin family protein; its protein translation is MIVLVVFLLLAGNAFFVGAEFAIITARRDRLEALADAGSSRARVVIRAGRELPLLIAGAQLGITLCSLGLGALGEPAVAALLEGPFGALGLPEAVRHGVAFALALVIVVALHTVLGEMVPKNLAIAGPERTALWLVPAHYWFCRLVAPLLRGFTVVATAVLRLVGVTPREELESAYTRDELALLIAQSRQEGLLEDSEHRRLAQALSSAERSVADVLVPLERITSVSARPTMGEVEAAVSATGFSRFPVSDDGRLIGYLHVKDVLDLADADPATQVPRGRVRGLPEVSVDARLDEAVAVLRRAQSHLARAVSADGSVLGVVALEDLVEEYVGTVRDGTHVRREA
- a CDS encoding Dyp-type peroxidase, producing MTELLHLHAERRGVRPPLRGSREIQGNVLAAFNKDYQQFRFVRFTDARLGRTWLAAMLGHVSVTADVEDFNEAFSLGRALFGGDPRSLRATWTNLSLTPAGLLRLAVNPEAVERDLRARDPELVEGAEARAAFTGDDPEEWRFGRDDAPVHAVVTVASDTGERLQALDALLDLLDDLLGVVKVHVENAGTLPGEHRGREHFGYKDGISQPGVRDFHEEDPNRPGHRLGHAGALLVAPGEFVFGYDTERGDEGDRTARWLRDGSIQVVRRLTQDVRGWRRAVEEHAAALGTTAEEAGALLIGRHRDGRPLASPAAGAPGLGPDRNDFDYADDPRGASTPCAAHIRKTNPRSFTFRDPRQRRILRRGVPFGPPYDADPRAERGLVFVAHCTSIKEQFEFQQRVWAGNPDFAGGEDGAPTGTDPVIGGAGEARFETPEAAATLTFHRFVRTTGALYALVPSISTLRLLAAGRELPR
- a CDS encoding hemolysin family protein, coding for MNGVLVSVLGLVAVVALTIGTFIAVAAEFSLTALERSTVESHLATVGDAKARTVDKAHRSLSFQLSGAQLAITFTTLITGYIAEPAIARLVSPALTAVGLPEAVAAPVSLVVALALATALSMVFGELVPKNLAIAKPLETARAVAGVQAGFSAVFRWLITGLNGAANGLVRGLGVEPADELASARSPQELGALIRSSAEHGTIDPGTATLLDRSLRFGDRTADELMTPRVRVESLRADATVLDLLAKARETGFSRFPVYHGDLDEVRGMVHVKQAFSVPRAQRATTPVSALTRPVQTVPETLSGDALLDRLRASGLQTALVVDEYGGTAGLVTLEDLVEEIVGDVRDEHDRREGAPVRALGRDSWLMSGLLRDDEVFEATGFRMPSGDYETLAGLVLAHLGRIPDVADEIRVDGWRITVVSMDRHRVAELRVESPTEVAR